From Desulfovibrio sp.:
ACTCCGTGATCGATGTGCGCAATACGTGGAAATAGAAAAGTTCTTTCGGCCAATCGAGAATGCCGACCATGTCGGAGAACAGGTATTCTCCGTTGAAGAGCACAACGAGGGCCATACAGCAGAGCGCCGACAAAGTGGTGTTCGTCCAGTTCCAACTGGAGCGCGGTGTGTGTGGCAGCATGTCAGCGCAGATCGAAAGCGGCTTTCATTGAACCGTTCCCTGCTTTGTCGAAAGAGACCTGAAAGGCGTTCTTCCAATCATCTATACGGAAAAGTCCGGTCAAAAGCCCTTGCACGGGGTAGCCGCCCGAAGCCAGCAGATCGAGGCACACCTTGTAGGTACGAACACGATGGCCGTTCCACGTGGCGGTGGCGTAGCTGGCCGAACCGGTCACTTGAAGCTGACGAAACCACAGGCTTGAAACATCAACCTTGTTCAATTGGCTGGCGGTGCCGATCATCACGTAACGGCCCCTGGAGCGCAGAGCCAGCAGGGCTTCCTGGAACGTTCCAGAGGAAGCCACGCAGTCGAAGACCATATCCGCTCCGCCTTCCACGTTGCCGCCGCCCATGGTGGTGGGAATAAATCTCCCCCCGCAGGCTTTGGCCAAATCCTGTCGACCTGGAGAACGGAGCACCTGATCAGCGCCGCCGGCCCGGGCCATGTCCGCCTGGAAGGAGTGGCGGGCTATCACTATCAGGCGCCCTTCGAATCCCATGGCCCGCAAACAGCGCACTGCGTGCTGGCCCAGGATTCCCGCACCCCAGACCACCACTGTGGAACCGGGCTCTGGGAAGTTCTCCAGGATTGGCTGCATCACCGAGGCCATGGAATCCACGAGCACCGCGTCCTCGTCGCTTAAGCCGTCCGGAACGGGCAGCACCTTTGATGGATGCGCGGAACACATTTCGGCCATGCCGCCGGAAGCCTTGGCGTTGAAACCGAGTACGGAACTGGGCGGTAGCGCGCCATCCAGGAAATTCTCACAGAGGTTGTATTCGCCTTGGGCGCAGAACCGGCATGGAGGCAGTTCGCGGCAGGCGCAGTCCAGAACGGGTTCCACGACGACGCGCTGCCCTTTGGCCAGGGAAGAATCCGCAGGCGCGGCATCCACGGTTCCCAGAACCTCATGGCCAATGATCATGGGCAGGGAGGCGTATGGTTCCAAAAGCATGGACTCGGCCCCCTTGAGGAGATTCAGATCCGAGCCGCAAATACCGCACAACCGTGTCCGAATCGTCACCCAGCCTGGGCGGGCCGGCACGAAGGGAACATCCTCCAGCTTGAGAGGTGTCACCAAATGGTGGAACCGTTTGCGCTGAATTTTGCTGAAGAACGCGGACAGCAGGTAGCGCGGGATGGAACGATGGTAAACAAGCGCTTTCATGGCCGAGTACTTGGAGCAGCGAGGCGTTGCTGTCAAGGTTGACTCCGGTTTTGGCCGGGAGTAGAGAGCACCGTCCCACTTGGGTTGAAAAACCCGTGGGATATCGACACACGGCTATCGTGAAAGAACAGGCCCGAGAGGTATCATGTCCAAACGCTCCAGCATCGCCCTGGGAACCATTCTCAAAAACTTCGCCCGGGTATCCCGCCATCCGTGGATCGCCTCGAGGCTCATCGCTCTTGAGAAGGAGAAGTTCCTTTTCAAACAGTTGAACCCAAAGGCGCACGAAGGCGTTGCCCGTTCCATCCGGCAGGTCTCCATCCGCATTACGGATATCTGCAACCTGCGCTGCCATACCTGCGGCCAGTGGGGTGACCAGGGATTTCTGCATTGCTCTGATTTGAAGGAACTCAAGAAGGCCGAAGTGAGCCCGGAGCGCTACCATCTGCTCCTGGCGGATTTGGCCACGCACGGCCACTTCCCCTCGGTTTACCTTTGGGGGG
This genomic window contains:
- a CDS encoding alcohol dehydrogenase catalytic domain-containing protein; its protein translation is MKALVYHRSIPRYLLSAFFSKIQRKRFHHLVTPLKLEDVPFVPARPGWVTIRTRLCGICGSDLNLLKGAESMLLEPYASLPMIIGHEVLGTVDAAPADSSLAKGQRVVVEPVLDCACRELPPCRFCAQGEYNLCENFLDGALPPSSVLGFNAKASGGMAEMCSAHPSKVLPVPDGLSDEDAVLVDSMASVMQPILENFPEPGSTVVVWGAGILGQHAVRCLRAMGFEGRLIVIARHSFQADMARAGGADQVLRSPGRQDLAKACGGRFIPTTMGGGNVEGGADMVFDCVASSGTFQEALLALRSRGRYVMIGTASQLNKVDVSSLWFRQLQVTGSASYATATWNGHRVRTYKVCLDLLASGGYPVQGLLTGLFRIDDWKNAFQVSFDKAGNGSMKAAFDLR